A single window of Salmo salar chromosome ssa21, Ssal_v3.1, whole genome shotgun sequence DNA harbors:
- the gpm6bb gene encoding glycoprotein M6Bb isoform X4 has product MGCFECCIKCLGGVPYASLVATILCFSGVALFCGCGHVALTGTISILENHFSKITSDHAMLTDVIQLMQYVIYGIASFFFLYGIILLAEGFYTTSAVKELHSEFKTTICGRCISGMFVFLTYILGIAWLGVFGFSAVPVFLFYNMWSTCAAMRSPVANFTNVDSICVDVRQYGIIPWNATPGRACGSTLGDICNTSEFYLSYHLYIVACAGAGATVIALLIYMMATTYNFAVLKFKSREDCCTKF; this is encoded by the exons GTTGCTTTGAGTGCTGCATCAAGTGTTTAGGTGGGGTGCCGTATGCGTCACTGGTGGCTACGATCCTGTGTTTCTCTGGCGTGGCCCTGTTCTGTGGCTGTGGCCATGTGGCCCTCACCGGCACCATCAGCATCCTGGAGAACCACTTCTCCAAGATCACCTCTGACCACGCCATGCTGACCGACGT AATACAGCTGATGCAGTACGTCATCTATGGCATCGcctccttcttcttcctctatgGGATCATCCTGCTGGCCGAGGGCTTCTACACCACCAGCGCTGTCAAGGAGCTGCACAGCGAGTTCAAGACAACCATTTGCGGGCGCTGTATTAGTGGGATG TTTGTGTTCCTGACCTACATCCTGGGTATTGCCTGGCTGGGAGTGTTTGGTTTCTCCGCCGTGCCCGTCTTCCTCTTCTACAACATGTGGTCCACCTGTGCCGCCATGAGGTCACCAGTCGCCAACTTCACCAACGTGGACTCTATCTGCGTGGACGTTCGTCAGTACG GTATCATCCCCTGGAATGCTACACCAGGCAGGGCTTGTGGGTCCACACTAGGAGACATCTGTAATACTAGTGAG TTCTACCTGTCCTACCACCTGTACATTGTGGCATGCGCTGGAGCCGGGGCCACCGTCATTGCTCTG CTGATCTACATGATGGCTACCACTTATAACTTTGCCGTTTTGAAGTTTAAGAGTCGAGAAGACTGCTGCACTAAGTTTTAA
- the gpm6bb gene encoding glycoprotein M6Bb isoform X2 translates to MGCFECCIKCLGGVPYASLVATILCFSGVALFCGCGHVALTGTISILENHFSKITSDHAMLTDVIQLMQYVIYGIASFFFLYGIILLAEGFYTTSAVKELHSEFKTTICGRCISGMFVFLTYILGIAWLGVFGFSAVPVFLFYNMWSTCAAMRSPVANFTNVDSICVDVRQYGIIPWNATPGRACGSTLGDICNTSEFYLSYHLYIVACAGAGATVIALIHFLMILSANWAYLKDASHMHAYQDIKMKEEQELHDITSRSKECLNSYT, encoded by the exons GTTGCTTTGAGTGCTGCATCAAGTGTTTAGGTGGGGTGCCGTATGCGTCACTGGTGGCTACGATCCTGTGTTTCTCTGGCGTGGCCCTGTTCTGTGGCTGTGGCCATGTGGCCCTCACCGGCACCATCAGCATCCTGGAGAACCACTTCTCCAAGATCACCTCTGACCACGCCATGCTGACCGACGT AATACAGCTGATGCAGTACGTCATCTATGGCATCGcctccttcttcttcctctatgGGATCATCCTGCTGGCCGAGGGCTTCTACACCACCAGCGCTGTCAAGGAGCTGCACAGCGAGTTCAAGACAACCATTTGCGGGCGCTGTATTAGTGGGATG TTTGTGTTCCTGACCTACATCCTGGGTATTGCCTGGCTGGGAGTGTTTGGTTTCTCCGCCGTGCCCGTCTTCCTCTTCTACAACATGTGGTCCACCTGTGCCGCCATGAGGTCACCAGTCGCCAACTTCACCAACGTGGACTCTATCTGCGTGGACGTTCGTCAGTACG GTATCATCCCCTGGAATGCTACACCAGGCAGGGCTTGTGGGTCCACACTAGGAGACATCTGTAATACTAGTGAG TTCTACCTGTCCTACCACCTGTACATTGTGGCATGCGCTGGAGCCGGGGCCACCGTCATTGCTCTG ATCCACTTCCTCATGATTCTCTCAGCAAACTGGGCCTACCTAAAGGACGCCAGTCACATGCATGCCTACCAAGACATCAAAATGAAGGAAGAGCAGGAGCTGCACGACATCACGTCTCGCTCAAAGGAATGTCTCAATTCCTACACATAA
- the gpm6bb gene encoding glycoprotein M6Bb isoform X1 has translation METTSEENQEQSQEKKGCFECCIKCLGGVPYASLVATILCFSGVALFCGCGHVALTGTISILENHFSKITSDHAMLTDVIQLMQYVIYGIASFFFLYGIILLAEGFYTTSAVKELHSEFKTTICGRCISGMFVFLTYILGIAWLGVFGFSAVPVFLFYNMWSTCAAMRSPVANFTNVDSICVDVRQYGIIPWNATPGRACGSTLGDICNTSEFYLSYHLYIVACAGAGATVIALIHFLMILSANWAYLKDASHMHAYQDIKMKEEQELHDITSRSKECLNSYT, from the exons ATGGAAACTACATCAGAAGAGAACCAAGAGCAGAGCCAGGAGAAAAAAG GTTGCTTTGAGTGCTGCATCAAGTGTTTAGGTGGGGTGCCGTATGCGTCACTGGTGGCTACGATCCTGTGTTTCTCTGGCGTGGCCCTGTTCTGTGGCTGTGGCCATGTGGCCCTCACCGGCACCATCAGCATCCTGGAGAACCACTTCTCCAAGATCACCTCTGACCACGCCATGCTGACCGACGT AATACAGCTGATGCAGTACGTCATCTATGGCATCGcctccttcttcttcctctatgGGATCATCCTGCTGGCCGAGGGCTTCTACACCACCAGCGCTGTCAAGGAGCTGCACAGCGAGTTCAAGACAACCATTTGCGGGCGCTGTATTAGTGGGATG TTTGTGTTCCTGACCTACATCCTGGGTATTGCCTGGCTGGGAGTGTTTGGTTTCTCCGCCGTGCCCGTCTTCCTCTTCTACAACATGTGGTCCACCTGTGCCGCCATGAGGTCACCAGTCGCCAACTTCACCAACGTGGACTCTATCTGCGTGGACGTTCGTCAGTACG GTATCATCCCCTGGAATGCTACACCAGGCAGGGCTTGTGGGTCCACACTAGGAGACATCTGTAATACTAGTGAG TTCTACCTGTCCTACCACCTGTACATTGTGGCATGCGCTGGAGCCGGGGCCACCGTCATTGCTCTG ATCCACTTCCTCATGATTCTCTCAGCAAACTGGGCCTACCTAAAGGACGCCAGTCACATGCATGCCTACCAAGACATCAAAATGAAGGAAGAGCAGGAGCTGCACGACATCACGTCTCGCTCAAAGGAATGTCTCAATTCCTACACATAA
- the gpm6bb gene encoding glycoprotein M6Bb isoform X3, with amino-acid sequence METTSEENQEQSQEKKGCFECCIKCLGGVPYASLVATILCFSGVALFCGCGHVALTGTISILENHFSKITSDHAMLTDVIQLMQYVIYGIASFFFLYGIILLAEGFYTTSAVKELHSEFKTTICGRCISGMFVFLTYILGIAWLGVFGFSAVPVFLFYNMWSTCAAMRSPVANFTNVDSICVDVRQYGIIPWNATPGRACGSTLGDICNTSEFYLSYHLYIVACAGAGATVIALLIYMMATTYNFAVLKFKSREDCCTKF; translated from the exons ATGGAAACTACATCAGAAGAGAACCAAGAGCAGAGCCAGGAGAAAAAAG GTTGCTTTGAGTGCTGCATCAAGTGTTTAGGTGGGGTGCCGTATGCGTCACTGGTGGCTACGATCCTGTGTTTCTCTGGCGTGGCCCTGTTCTGTGGCTGTGGCCATGTGGCCCTCACCGGCACCATCAGCATCCTGGAGAACCACTTCTCCAAGATCACCTCTGACCACGCCATGCTGACCGACGT AATACAGCTGATGCAGTACGTCATCTATGGCATCGcctccttcttcttcctctatgGGATCATCCTGCTGGCCGAGGGCTTCTACACCACCAGCGCTGTCAAGGAGCTGCACAGCGAGTTCAAGACAACCATTTGCGGGCGCTGTATTAGTGGGATG TTTGTGTTCCTGACCTACATCCTGGGTATTGCCTGGCTGGGAGTGTTTGGTTTCTCCGCCGTGCCCGTCTTCCTCTTCTACAACATGTGGTCCACCTGTGCCGCCATGAGGTCACCAGTCGCCAACTTCACCAACGTGGACTCTATCTGCGTGGACGTTCGTCAGTACG GTATCATCCCCTGGAATGCTACACCAGGCAGGGCTTGTGGGTCCACACTAGGAGACATCTGTAATACTAGTGAG TTCTACCTGTCCTACCACCTGTACATTGTGGCATGCGCTGGAGCCGGGGCCACCGTCATTGCTCTG CTGATCTACATGATGGCTACCACTTATAACTTTGCCGTTTTGAAGTTTAAGAGTCGAGAAGACTGCTGCACTAAGTTTTAA